The following coding sequences are from one Shewanella violacea DSS12 window:
- a CDS encoding pilus assembly PilX family protein, protein MKKQEGMVLFFSLIVLMIMTVIGIALAVNSSQSMKMAGAGSERIEALSAAQGAQDRAVANNQGASMANIVGTITVVDTALGVTNTLNPLAAGDVNCQRSTKASSANLISCRRVEISSLATFGKKNMGQLTVVAGVEQEVLTGS, encoded by the coding sequence ATGAAGAAACAAGAAGGTATGGTACTTTTTTTCTCCTTGATAGTACTGATGATTATGACTGTTATCGGTATTGCACTGGCTGTTAACTCTAGCCAATCGATGAAGATGGCGGGTGCTGGCTCAGAACGTATTGAGGCCTTGTCGGCTGCTCAAGGAGCTCAGGATAGGGCGGTAGCAAATAATCAAGGGGCAAGTATGGCTAACATAGTCGGCACTATTACAGTTGTCGATACCGCGCTAGGGGTTACCAATACTCTTAATCCCTTAGCTGCTGGAGATGTGAACTGCCAAAGAAGCACCAAGGCCAGTTCTGCAAATTTAATCAGCTGTAGAAGAGTTGAAATTTCAAGTCTTGCAACATTTGGTAAGAAAAATATGGGTCAATTGACTGTGGTCGCTGGCGTTGAACAGGAAGTATTAACCGGGAGTTAG
- the ileS gene encoding isoleucine--tRNA ligase, which produces MSDYKSTLNLPETEFPMRGNLANREPEMLKAWTEDGLYQKIRDSRIGRTPFILHDGPPYANGDIHIGHSVNKILKDIIVKSKTLSGFDAPYIPGWDCHGLPIELKVEQKVGKPGHKVTAAEFREKCREYAAKQVDGQRDGFIRLGVFADWYKPYLTMDFGTEANIVRSLSKVIESGHLHKGVKPVHWCTDCGSALAEAEVEYEDKKSPAIDVAFVATDKAALLAKFGALEIEADVSMVIWTTTPWTLPANRALSIAADLDYSLVEFVKDDATRVVILAEALVESCMERYGVDSHKVLAQVKGQELELLRFDHPFYGFDVPVILGDHVTVDSGTGIVHTAPGHGQDDFIIGLKYGLEVANPVGDNGVYKSDTEIFAGQHVFKANANVVTLLEEKGALVKHESILHSYPHCWRHKTPIIFRATPQWFISMDNKGLRKQALGEIEKTKWIPDWGQSRIEKMVENRPDWCISRQRTWGVPITLFVHRETEELHPDSISLMERVANKIEQKGIQAWWDLDTAELLGDEADQYRKVTDTLDVWFDSGSSFSSVVAARPEYQGHGIDLYLEGSDQHRGWFMSSLMISTAMNGKAPYKQVLTHGFTVDGKGRKMSKSVGNVIAPQTITNKLGADILRLWVAGTDYSGEMTVSDEILKRSADSYRRIRNTTRFLLANINGFDPVTDAVAIEDMVALDRWVVRRAAALQEELLEAYDQYNFHSVTQKLMQFCSVELGSFYLDIIKDRQYTAKGDSHARRSCQSALYLISEAMVRWIAPILSFTADEIWKLLPGERDAYVFTQEWFQGLESVTLESDLSDEFWDNLVSVRGEVNKVIEQARREKQIGGSLEAEITLYADDDLAKILNSLGDELRFVLLTSKTQVLALSAAPSDAIETELASLKLGWLKSESAKCERCWHHREDVAQIEAHPTLCTRCVTNIEGEGEVRKFA; this is translated from the coding sequence ATGAGCGACTATAAATCTACTTTGAATTTGCCGGAAACTGAGTTTCCGATGCGTGGTAATCTGGCTAATCGTGAGCCAGAAATGTTGAAAGCCTGGACTGAAGACGGGCTGTATCAAAAGATCCGTGATAGCCGTATTGGCCGTACACCATTTATTTTGCATGATGGTCCTCCTTATGCCAACGGCGATATTCATATCGGTCACTCAGTAAATAAGATCCTCAAAGATATTATTGTAAAATCTAAGACACTGTCTGGTTTCGATGCTCCCTATATTCCAGGTTGGGATTGTCATGGTCTACCTATCGAACTTAAGGTTGAGCAGAAAGTCGGCAAGCCAGGTCATAAGGTTACTGCGGCTGAGTTTCGTGAGAAGTGTCGTGAATATGCGGCTAAGCAAGTCGATGGTCAACGCGATGGCTTTATCCGTCTCGGTGTTTTTGCCGATTGGTATAAACCTTACCTGACCATGGATTTTGGTACCGAAGCCAACATAGTACGTTCACTGTCTAAAGTTATCGAAAGTGGTCACTTGCATAAAGGTGTTAAGCCTGTGCACTGGTGTACCGATTGTGGCTCGGCACTGGCTGAAGCTGAAGTCGAATATGAAGATAAGAAGTCTCCGGCTATCGATGTTGCCTTTGTTGCAACTGATAAGGCGGCACTGCTGGCTAAGTTTGGTGCCCTTGAGATTGAAGCTGATGTCTCTATGGTTATCTGGACCACGACTCCTTGGACCTTACCTGCAAACCGCGCACTTTCAATCGCGGCGGATCTAGACTACTCACTGGTTGAATTTGTTAAGGACGACGCTACTAGAGTCGTTATCTTAGCCGAGGCACTCGTTGAGTCTTGTATGGAGCGTTATGGGGTTGATTCTCATAAGGTACTAGCTCAGGTGAAAGGTCAGGAGCTTGAGTTGTTACGCTTCGATCATCCTTTTTATGGTTTCGATGTGCCAGTTATCTTGGGCGATCATGTCACTGTCGACTCAGGTACGGGTATTGTTCATACCGCACCGGGCCACGGTCAAGACGATTTCATTATTGGCCTGAAATATGGTTTAGAAGTTGCTAATCCAGTCGGCGATAATGGCGTTTATAAGTCTGACACTGAAATTTTTGCCGGACAGCACGTATTTAAAGCCAATGCGAATGTGGTGACTCTTCTAGAAGAGAAGGGCGCCTTAGTCAAGCACGAGAGTATTCTTCACAGCTATCCTCATTGTTGGAGACACAAGACTCCTATTATCTTTAGAGCGACACCTCAGTGGTTTATCTCTATGGACAACAAAGGCCTGAGAAAGCAAGCTTTGGGCGAGATCGAGAAGACTAAATGGATCCCTGATTGGGGTCAGAGCCGAATCGAGAAAATGGTTGAGAATCGTCCGGACTGGTGTATTTCGCGTCAGCGTACCTGGGGCGTTCCTATTACTTTGTTTGTCCACCGTGAAACTGAAGAATTGCATCCTGATAGCATCTCCTTGATGGAGCGCGTAGCTAATAAGATTGAACAGAAGGGCATCCAAGCCTGGTGGGATCTTGATACCGCAGAACTTTTGGGTGATGAAGCCGACCAATACCGTAAGGTGACCGACACCTTAGATGTCTGGTTTGACTCAGGTTCTTCATTCTCATCAGTTGTTGCTGCTCGCCCTGAATATCAGGGACACGGCATAGATCTTTATCTGGAAGGCAGCGATCAACATCGTGGCTGGTTTATGTCATCTTTGATGATATCGACAGCAATGAATGGTAAAGCACCATATAAGCAAGTGCTTACTCACGGATTCACCGTCGACGGCAAAGGCCGTAAGATGTCTAAGTCTGTGGGCAATGTGATTGCTCCGCAAACCATCACCAATAAGCTAGGTGCAGATATTCTGCGTCTCTGGGTTGCTGGCACTGATTACAGTGGTGAAATGACGGTTTCTGATGAGATCCTCAAGCGTAGCGCCGATTCCTATCGTCGAATTCGTAATACAACGCGCTTCTTACTGGCTAACATCAATGGTTTCGACCCGGTAACAGACGCGGTAGCCATTGAAGATATGGTAGCTCTGGATCGTTGGGTTGTACGCCGTGCAGCTGCTTTGCAAGAAGAGCTGTTGGAAGCCTATGACCAGTATAATTTCCACTCAGTGACTCAGAAGCTAATGCAGTTCTGTTCGGTTGAGCTGGGTAGCTTCTATCTTGATATTATCAAGGATAGACAGTACACGGCTAAAGGCGACAGTCATGCACGTCGTAGTTGTCAAAGCGCACTTTATTTGATTTCTGAGGCTATGGTACGTTGGATAGCACCAATTCTATCTTTCACCGCTGATGAAATCTGGAAGCTACTTCCTGGTGAGCGAGATGCTTATGTATTCACTCAAGAGTGGTTCCAAGGGCTAGAGTCTGTAACTTTAGAGTCAGACCTTAGCGATGAGTTCTGGGATAATTTGGTTAGCGTACGTGGCGAAGTTAACAAGGTTATCGAGCAAGCTAGACGTGAAAAGCAGATAGGCGGTTCACTGGAAGCCGAGATCACTCTTTACGCAGATGATGATTTAGCTAAGATACTAAACAGTCTGGGCGATGAACTCAGATTTGTACTCTTGACATCTAAGACCCAAGTACTTGCTTTATCAGCTGCACCTAGTGATGCGATTGAAACTGAGCTTGCATCGCTTAAGCTTGGCTGGTTGAAGTCAGAGTCTGCAAAATGTGAACGCTGTTGGCATCACAGAGAAGATGTTGCTCAAATTGAAGCTCATCCGACTCTGTGTACCCGTTGTGTCACTAACATCGAAGGCGAAGGTGAAGTACGTAAGTTTGCCTAA
- the lspA gene encoding signal peptidase II → MPTNWKESGLRLYWVVVLVFIADQVSKQWVLANFDLYESVKLLPIFSFTYVRNYGAAFSFLSDAGGWQKWLFTFIAVGFSALLTFWLRKQPRQMWRLNLAYTLVIGGALGNLIDRLQHGYVVDFLDFYWDKSHFPAFNIADSAICVGAVLIILDSFISDRLEKQKKAQDEKSAAKE, encoded by the coding sequence ATGCCAACTAATTGGAAAGAGAGCGGTTTGCGTTTGTACTGGGTAGTTGTACTGGTATTTATCGCCGATCAAGTCTCTAAGCAATGGGTCTTAGCTAACTTTGATCTTTATGAGTCTGTAAAGTTATTGCCGATTTTTAGTTTTACCTATGTGCGCAACTATGGGGCTGCATTCAGCTTCCTCAGTGACGCAGGTGGTTGGCAGAAATGGTTATTTACCTTTATAGCAGTGGGCTTTAGTGCCTTGCTGACGTTCTGGTTGAGAAAACAGCCGAGACAGATGTGGCGACTCAATCTTGCCTATACTTTAGTTATCGGTGGTGCCTTAGGTAACCTTATCGATCGTCTGCAGCATGGCTACGTGGTCGATTTCTTAGATTTCTATTGGGATAAGAGTCACTTCCCGGCGTTTAATATCGCCGATTCAGCAATTTGTGTTGGAGCTGTACTCATTATTCTGGACTCATTTATCTCAGATCGCCTCGAGAAACAAAAAAAAGCGCAAGATGAAAAAAGTGCTGCAAAGGAGTAA
- a CDS encoding PilW family protein — translation MSNKFKVQQGLTLVEMMVAMVISLFLSAGLFSMFTMSATNVVTTSQFNQLQENGRIALALIERDISQLGFMADMTGTDFIVGTNTQIDAVAIPASDDCIGAGVNNASLPNNNPAHFRRLWGYEQGVSTESFACLTGVSASTDVLQVKRLIGPSVAVPNDNNRYYMGTTANEAVIFSGDQVTPVMDNARFWEYQHHIYYIQEDDGVPVLRRRVLRRGGMKTSGSYEQLVEGIENMRVLYGFDNDGDDTADSFMPVQNVTNLMWDNELFQRLVALRIFLLVRAVNEDRSFTNQSSYQLGDKNIPATGDHFRRKVVSATIVLENPVLIRN, via the coding sequence ATGAGTAATAAATTTAAAGTACAGCAAGGCTTAACTTTAGTTGAGATGATGGTAGCCATGGTTATCTCACTGTTTTTAAGTGCTGGCCTGTTTTCAATGTTTACCATGTCGGCCACTAATGTGGTTACGACCAGTCAGTTTAACCAATTACAGGAAAATGGCCGCATTGCGTTAGCTTTAATTGAGCGAGACATTAGTCAACTTGGTTTTATGGCGGATATGACAGGCACCGATTTTATTGTAGGGACCAATACCCAGATTGATGCTGTTGCCATCCCTGCCAGCGATGATTGTATTGGTGCTGGGGTGAATAATGCGAGTCTGCCAAATAATAACCCAGCTCATTTTCGTCGGCTTTGGGGCTATGAACAAGGAGTCTCAACTGAGTCATTCGCCTGTTTAACCGGTGTCTCTGCTTCGACAGATGTCCTGCAGGTCAAACGCCTAATCGGTCCATCAGTGGCTGTACCTAATGATAATAATCGCTATTACATGGGAACTACAGCGAATGAAGCCGTGATATTTAGTGGCGATCAAGTCACACCGGTTATGGACAATGCTCGTTTCTGGGAATATCAGCATCATATTTACTATATACAGGAAGACGATGGAGTTCCGGTACTCCGTCGCCGTGTACTGAGAAGAGGCGGCATGAAAACGTCGGGTAGTTACGAGCAATTGGTAGAAGGCATCGAGAATATGCGAGTGCTATACGGCTTCGATAATGATGGTGATGATACCGCAGATAGTTTTATGCCAGTGCAAAATGTCACTAATCTGATGTGGGATAACGAGCTGTTTCAACGCTTGGTCGCCTTGAGAATTTTTTTATTGGTGAGAGCCGTTAATGAAGATCGAAGTTTTACTAATCAATCGAGTTATCAACTTGGTGATAAGAATATTCCAGCTACAGGTGATCATTTTAGACGAAAAGTAGTTTCAGCCACCATAGTACTCGAAAACCCTGTGCTGATAAGGAACTAG
- a CDS encoding pilus assembly protein codes for MWIKRFLCAVLMGLGMISGVTHGDDTELYVFESSARSGARPQVLIIFDNSGSMGTMIEDAEAFYDSSIIYPAVGSDNSLQERMVYFTKGGVDNSAMPVPDSPSESRRFLDEINGCETSWDYLNTYGVFTGFFREYSFAGQNGTWQEVPDNNGANINIIDCFDDIEGGKWKNAPGQPNGFPVDSAGNKKNPVRYTEVDNGSSSSDFDAAIEKAQLTAFGTGQTITLYTDNYLRWFHGDKDLVPKSRLEVAKEVIKNTIVTTPSVDFGLAIFNLNYRYEGDRDGGRIVSGIKNMTEANKVSLLETIENLPASTNTPLCETLYEAYRYFSGKGVYYGNDDSNYSNWYRANRPPRDTSIEDNGKYISPFKECQNRAYVVYITDGVPTVDQSANSKVKALPGVSSSDKFVNSSPNFTSYLPALAGWMNTNDVNTNAAFPEEQNVTTFTIGFSDGADDAAPLLTRTAELGGGEYYSAKSATQLQAALSQVFSQILEVNASFTSPSIASNNFDRTQTFDSVYYAMFLPNKGPRWMGNLKKFRVTGSGDIVDKNGTLAIGTDGNLKSSACSYWTSNSVCSSSSDGGDGNDVRTGGLAHVLRTGGNRTLYGNFASGGGLQAFTKNNASSLAGGDVALASYMKTDIDQLANLFDWAKGVDVDDDNGNNSVVDKREDIIGDPLHSKPLAINFGTSSVPDIRVIMGTNHGFLHMFKDTGASVTESWAFMPYELLPNITVLRANVPTGVHSIYGMDSPPVSYVKTGPSGIEKAWIFAGMRRGGKSYYALDITNPDSPSFMWKIDSDSEGMSELGQTWSEPVVTLIPGWPVGNTDPDLASPVLIFGAGYSPSTKDAAAVGIDDTEARGVFIVDAKTGVLVHSFGPASGSSVTQMPGITDSIPNSVAVLDANGDRLTDRIYATDTGGNVWRMDLPSAKPKDATNPWTVFKFADLGGGTLASDRRFFAEPAVAQTVFTNLSEVDVTVGGTTTKTKTYQNVAYDAVVVGTGHRPHPSDKSRSDMFFMLQDRNVISRSFNGEPGNEAPAPLTLSNLYNITTAAPASDDENIDFGLKRGWYYGFGGVGEKSLAGASIIEGRVFFTSYVPGDTSSSNQCLIAGVGRLYGFNLHKGTRSYTHEYLEMGERVPDTPQLVIPPNGNGESYMYLIGIGAAGEDMEKAGGGGDGDGCPPGDERCVGGGLGVNRIYYHINE; via the coding sequence ATGTGGATCAAACGTTTTCTATGTGCCGTTCTCATGGGGTTAGGCATGATATCGGGAGTGACTCATGGAGATGATACTGAACTCTATGTATTTGAGTCTTCGGCACGCTCAGGGGCGAGACCACAGGTTCTGATTATCTTCGATAACTCGGGCAGCATGGGGACCATGATCGAGGATGCTGAAGCATTTTACGACTCTAGCATTATCTATCCAGCAGTTGGCAGTGATAACTCGCTTCAGGAGCGAATGGTCTATTTTACCAAAGGTGGCGTGGATAACTCGGCTATGCCAGTACCCGACAGCCCCTCTGAAAGTAGGCGTTTTCTGGACGAAATCAATGGTTGTGAAACATCTTGGGATTACCTGAATACATACGGGGTATTTACTGGTTTTTTCAGGGAGTATTCCTTTGCAGGTCAAAATGGGACCTGGCAGGAGGTACCGGATAATAATGGCGCTAATATCAATATTATAGATTGTTTCGATGATATTGAAGGGGGAAAATGGAAGAATGCCCCTGGTCAGCCAAACGGCTTCCCAGTTGACAGTGCCGGTAACAAGAAAAATCCTGTTCGGTACACTGAAGTGGATAATGGCTCATCAAGCTCTGACTTTGATGCGGCAATTGAGAAAGCACAACTTACGGCATTTGGTACTGGGCAAACCATTACTCTCTATACAGATAATTATCTTCGTTGGTTTCATGGTGATAAAGACTTAGTGCCTAAATCTAGGCTAGAAGTGGCGAAAGAGGTCATAAAAAACACCATAGTAACAACGCCTAGTGTCGATTTCGGATTGGCTATTTTCAATTTAAATTATCGTTATGAAGGAGACAGAGATGGTGGGCGAATTGTGTCTGGCATCAAAAACATGACAGAGGCTAATAAGGTGAGCCTGTTAGAGACCATAGAAAATTTGCCCGCATCGACCAACACGCCTCTGTGTGAAACCTTGTATGAAGCTTATCGTTATTTTTCCGGTAAAGGTGTTTATTATGGCAATGATGACAGTAACTATAGTAATTGGTATCGAGCTAATAGACCCCCTAGAGACACGAGTATAGAAGATAATGGTAAATATATTTCCCCGTTTAAAGAGTGTCAAAATCGTGCCTACGTTGTCTATATTACCGATGGTGTACCTACGGTGGATCAATCTGCCAATAGCAAGGTAAAGGCGTTACCTGGAGTGAGTAGCAGCGATAAATTTGTTAACTCTAGTCCAAATTTCACCAGCTACTTGCCTGCGTTAGCCGGCTGGATGAACACTAACGATGTGAATACTAATGCGGCTTTTCCTGAAGAACAAAACGTTACTACCTTTACCATAGGCTTCAGTGATGGTGCCGATGATGCGGCTCCATTGTTGACTAGGACCGCTGAATTGGGTGGTGGAGAGTATTATTCGGCAAAAAGTGCGACACAGCTACAAGCTGCGCTATCACAAGTTTTCTCACAAATTCTCGAGGTCAATGCGAGCTTTACGTCTCCCTCTATTGCCAGTAATAACTTCGATAGAACCCAAACCTTCGATTCTGTTTACTATGCTATGTTTCTACCGAATAAAGGGCCGCGTTGGATGGGGAATCTAAAGAAGTTTAGAGTGACTGGCAGCGGTGATATCGTAGATAAGAATGGTACTCTGGCGATAGGAACAGATGGTAACCTTAAATCATCAGCCTGTTCATATTGGACGTCAAACTCAGTCTGCTCGTCGAGCAGTGATGGTGGGGACGGTAATGATGTTAGAACTGGCGGATTAGCGCATGTTTTGAGAACTGGGGGAAATAGAACATTATACGGTAATTTTGCAAGTGGAGGCGGGCTCCAAGCCTTTACTAAGAATAATGCTTCCAGCCTGGCAGGTGGGGATGTTGCATTAGCTAGCTATATGAAAACAGATATCGATCAATTGGCTAACCTTTTTGATTGGGCAAAGGGTGTCGATGTCGATGATGATAATGGCAATAATAGTGTGGTGGATAAGCGGGAGGATATTATTGGTGACCCGCTGCATTCTAAGCCCTTGGCAATTAATTTTGGCACTTCATCGGTTCCAGATATCAGGGTCATCATGGGAACAAATCATGGTTTCCTGCATATGTTTAAAGATACCGGAGCCAGTGTCACTGAATCTTGGGCATTTATGCCCTATGAATTGTTGCCTAACATCACAGTACTCAGAGCCAATGTGCCAACGGGGGTCCACTCTATTTATGGCATGGATAGTCCGCCAGTTTCATATGTAAAAACAGGACCATCAGGAATAGAGAAAGCTTGGATTTTTGCGGGGATGAGACGTGGTGGCAAATCATATTATGCTCTCGATATCACTAATCCAGATTCTCCCAGCTTTATGTGGAAAATCGATTCCGATAGTGAAGGAATGAGTGAGCTAGGTCAGACTTGGTCTGAGCCTGTTGTAACACTTATTCCTGGCTGGCCTGTGGGTAATACAGATCCTGACTTAGCATCTCCAGTACTTATTTTTGGCGCCGGATACTCTCCATCGACAAAGGATGCCGCCGCTGTCGGAATCGATGATACTGAGGCTAGGGGAGTGTTTATTGTCGATGCTAAGACTGGTGTATTAGTTCATTCTTTTGGACCCGCATCAGGCAGCAGTGTGACCCAGATGCCAGGAATAACTGATAGTATTCCTAACTCTGTGGCTGTATTAGATGCCAATGGTGATAGGTTGACCGATAGAATCTATGCAACTGATACCGGTGGCAATGTGTGGCGTATGGATCTCCCAAGTGCTAAGCCTAAAGATGCAACGAATCCTTGGACTGTATTTAAATTTGCAGATTTAGGCGGCGGAACATTAGCCTCTGATAGACGTTTCTTTGCTGAACCCGCAGTGGCACAAACGGTATTTACTAACCTATCTGAAGTCGATGTCACAGTCGGTGGTACTACGACTAAGACCAAAACATATCAGAACGTTGCTTATGATGCAGTCGTTGTTGGTACAGGCCATAGACCTCATCCATCGGATAAGAGCCGATCCGACATGTTTTTTATGCTTCAAGACCGTAATGTTATATCACGTTCATTCAATGGGGAGCCGGGTAATGAAGCTCCAGCTCCTTTGACATTATCAAATCTTTATAATATCACCACGGCGGCTCCAGCTTCTGATGATGAGAATATTGATTTTGGTCTCAAGCGTGGCTGGTATTACGGATTTGGCGGAGTCGGAGAGAAGAGTCTGGCTGGCGCATCTATTATTGAGGGACGAGTATTCTTTACTTCATACGTGCCGGGAGATACATCATCGAGTAATCAATGTTTGATTGCCGGAGTGGGCCGCCTATATGGTTTCAATTTGCATAAGGGGACGCGTTCCTATACCCACGAATATCTTGAGATGGGTGAGAGAGTTCCTGATACTCCTCAACTGGTGATCCCACCTAATGGGAATGGTGAATCCTATATGTACCTTATCGGTATAGGTGCTGCAGGGGAAGATATGGAAAAAGCAGGTGGCGGTGGAGATGGTGATGGCTGTCCTCCTGGTGATGAAAGATGCGTCGGTGGTGGTTTAGGTGTCAATAGAATCTATTACCATATAAATGAATAA
- the ispH gene encoding 4-hydroxy-3-methylbut-2-enyl diphosphate reductase codes for MQIKLANPRGFCAGVDRAISIVERALELFSPPIYVRHEVVHNRYVVENLKDRGAVFVEELDQVPDDSIVIFSAHGVSQAVRAEAKRRGLKVFDATCPLVTKVHLQVTRASRKGIECILIGHAGHPEVEGTMGQYDNPKGGVLLVESPEDVESMEVKNPENLCFVTQTTLSMDDTADIIAALQKRFPAIEGPRKDDICYATQNRQDAVRNVADDVDLFIVVGSKNSSNSNRLRELAAKCGSEAYLVDNADDIDSSWFTNVTKVAVTAGASAPEVLVKQVIDAIAELAPSVITEVEGRKEDTVFAVPAELR; via the coding sequence CTGCAGATAAAACTTGCCAACCCCAGAGGCTTTTGTGCCGGTGTCGATAGAGCCATCAGCATAGTCGAGCGCGCCCTTGAGCTATTTTCTCCACCTATCTATGTTCGCCATGAAGTGGTGCACAACCGTTATGTGGTCGAGAACCTTAAAGATCGCGGCGCCGTGTTTGTCGAAGAGCTAGACCAGGTTCCCGATGATAGTATCGTTATCTTCAGCGCACACGGTGTATCTCAAGCTGTGAGGGCCGAGGCTAAACGTCGCGGTCTTAAGGTATTTGATGCAACATGTCCTCTGGTAACCAAGGTGCACCTTCAAGTGACTCGAGCCAGCCGAAAAGGTATCGAGTGTATCCTTATTGGCCATGCTGGACATCCAGAAGTTGAAGGTACCATGGGTCAATATGATAATCCTAAAGGGGGAGTATTGTTGGTTGAGTCTCCGGAAGATGTGGAGTCTATGGAGGTCAAAAATCCAGAAAACCTGTGTTTTGTGACTCAGACTACTCTGTCTATGGATGACACCGCAGATATTATCGCGGCATTGCAGAAACGTTTCCCTGCTATCGAAGGACCGCGTAAAGATGATATCTGCTACGCGACTCAAAATAGGCAGGATGCAGTACGTAATGTTGCCGATGATGTGGATCTGTTTATTGTCGTAGGATCTAAAAATAGCTCTAACTCGAATCGCTTAAGAGAACTGGCTGCGAAGTGTGGCTCCGAGGCGTATCTGGTAGACAATGCTGATGATATCGACTCTTCCTGGTTCACTAATGTGACTAAAGTGGCTGTAACTGCTGGAGCATCGGCTCCTGAGGTACTGGTTAAGCAAGTTATAGATGCTATTGCCGAACTCGCTCCAAGTGTGATCACCGAAGTAGAGGGACGCAAAGAGGATACTGTCTTTGCTGTACCAGCTGAGCTGAGGTAG
- the fkpB gene encoding FKBP-type peptidyl-prolyl cis-trans isomerase, whose translation MTDVRSILCHMNIVLEDGSTADSTKASGKPARLNIGDESLSPAFEAQINSLEEGDTHSFTLQAIDAFGESNPDAIHYMDRSKFPGDMKLEPGVIVSFGGPGGSEIPGIVREVAGDSVTVDLNHPLAGQVLTFELEVIQVL comes from the coding sequence TTGACTGATGTACGTTCCATTTTATGTCATATGAATATAGTGCTTGAAGATGGCTCTACGGCCGATAGCACCAAGGCTTCGGGTAAACCCGCTAGGCTTAATATCGGTGACGAAAGTTTAAGTCCTGCTTTTGAGGCGCAAATAAACTCACTGGAAGAAGGTGATACTCATAGCTTCACGCTTCAAGCCATTGACGCCTTCGGTGAATCAAATCCTGATGCGATTCATTATATGGATAGAAGTAAGTTTCCTGGAGATATGAAACTCGAGCCTGGTGTTATCGTCAGTTTCGGTGGACCCGGTGGCAGTGAGATACCTGGCATAGTGCGTGAAGTTGCCGGTGATTCGGTGACAGTGGATCTCAATCATCCTTTAGCAGGTCAAGTGCTTACGTTTGAACTGGAAGTGATACAGGTACTTTAG
- a CDS encoding type IV pilin protein — MMRVNLMKIVKGFSLIELMIVVAIMGILAAVVYPSYTDYVAKGARADGLASLLRVANLQEQFYLDNRQYTSDMTLLGLGADPFVTSNGLYSVDSTGATGFIAVATALGVQASRDSACITMQVNDIGEKTPAECWK; from the coding sequence ATGATGAGAGTAAATTTGATGAAAATAGTGAAAGGTTTTAGTTTAATTGAGCTGATGATTGTCGTGGCCATTATGGGGATCTTAGCCGCTGTGGTTTATCCCTCGTACACAGATTATGTTGCCAAAGGTGCCCGTGCCGATGGTTTAGCATCTCTGCTGCGAGTAGCTAACTTGCAGGAGCAGTTTTACTTGGACAACAGGCAGTATACTAGCGATATGACTTTGCTAGGACTAGGTGCAGATCCTTTCGTTACCAGTAATGGCCTCTATAGTGTGGACTCGACCGGAGCCACTGGTTTCATTGCTGTGGCAACGGCTCTGGGAGTACAAGCATCGAGAGATAGTGCTTGTATAACAATGCAAGTAAATGACATTGGAGAGAAAACTCCTGCGGAGTGTTGGAAATGA
- the pilV gene encoding type IV pilus modification protein PilV — MNNKTKGFSLIEVLVSLVILVIGLIGIFNLHLVAKRGSFESFQQTLASYYAIDIINRMKLNRSQLASYAGTYAGTLPEPSKSCDVALMVGGGSGGIICSNVETRAWDLYGWEQSMNGAGETKGTRSIGGLDTPTACIQVSGSGDVLVVMTWRGIRAVSDGASNADAFVKSCGTANKRRRAYSINTVII, encoded by the coding sequence ATGAACAATAAAACTAAAGGATTCTCACTTATTGAAGTTTTAGTCTCATTGGTCATTCTGGTTATTGGATTAATCGGTATTTTTAATTTACACCTAGTTGCCAAGAGAGGTAGCTTCGAATCCTTCCAGCAGACATTAGCTTCCTATTACGCCATCGATATTATCAATCGGATGAAGCTTAATAGAAGCCAATTAGCTAGTTATGCGGGGACTTATGCTGGCACTCTGCCAGAACCTAGTAAGTCTTGTGATGTCGCTCTTATGGTCGGTGGGGGCAGTGGTGGCATTATTTGTTCTAATGTCGAGACTCGTGCATGGGATTTATACGGCTGGGAGCAGTCGATGAATGGTGCCGGTGAAACCAAAGGTACCCGCTCTATTGGAGGTTTAGACACACCGACCGCCTGTATTCAAGTATCGGGCTCTGGTGATGTATTAGTCGTGATGACCTGGAGAGGAATTCGTGCTGTTTCAGATGGTGCTTCCAACGCCGATGCCTTTGTGAAATCTTGTGGCACCGCAAACAAGCGCAGAAGAGCCTATTCAATCAATACTGTAATTATCTAG